AGCGCTTAAGCCGAAACCCTCATGCATTTCGTCTATAGCGAACGAATAAACACTGATTTGATCGTCGAAGGGGGGTTCATGAGATAAATCTCAGATATAATCTTCGTGAAAATGAATTTACAATCGCGCGACGAGTCAACATAATTCAATTACCTTCCAAACCAGTAGCTTCATTTCGGATTGCTGGCCATCGTAAGTCGATGTTGGATTGATGGAACCTCCGACAACGATATCGTTGTTGGTTTGGACGAAACCAGGGCATGTTAGGTCATAGCAACCCGTGGACTGATACGCATCGGCCTACGATATTTGAGGATATAAGGAATCTCTAATTCACTTGGAGGggcaaagaggaggaggaggccataCCGTCCAGTAAATGAAGAATCTTGGATAGCTATTCCCGTATAGAACCTGAGAAAAATTATATGTTGCATCACAAAAATGGATCGAAGAAGACACACTATGAGTGTAACAATCACCCTATATATATCATCTACTTTTTTTTTAGTGGTGTCAATTCATTTAAATATGTGTATACATAGAAGTGGTTTGGAGGAAATAGTTACCTGCCACCCGGCTTCGATGGTGTTGAGGTTGGTGGCGTAAGTGCCAGACGTGAGCCAAAACTGTGATAAGCTGAACTCGCCTTCGTTGGCCACCGCCGGCGCCCACACGTTGTAGGTGGCTTCTGCACCGTAGTACAAGTTTTCATCTTCCACCGTGCCAAATGCATACTGTCACACACACATTGTATATGAATAATAAACACcacatctatacatatatatatatatgtttttgattCCTCAAAGATTCCTCCTAATATTAGTTTTTGATGAACGACCAATACACCAACCATTCTAACCTCATGATTAGTGGAGGGACTTTCTCCTGCACCCTCTACAAGCTTCCTCTCATACTTCCTCACTCGCAGAGCCTCTTCTTCCGTGGTTCTTCTAATCGGAACTGTTCCCTGTGGGCACGTCTCCCCGGAGGCTCTCCACAACTGGGTTATGCCACCGGCCATGGACTTGGCCTTGCGGCCTTGGGGTCTCATAGGCGGTTCCTGTGTAAACGTTtgagaagaaggaagagttgATGAAACCCTAAGGTGAATGCATGTGATTACTATTTACGTGCTTGAATATGCGTGTCGGTTACCAAGGGTTTCAGTCCTTTGAGCTTGGGATGATCGAATGCCGGTTGGAGATGAGAGGGAACGCAGTCGATGATGTCGCCATCTGGACTCTGTGAGAACAGCAGAAACAGGATTACTATGCTCCCTAccaaacgaagaagaagaagaagaagacgaaggacGAGAGAACTAAGTACCTGCACTGTCTTCAGAGAAGGCTTGTTCGACTGCTTTGGGCTGTTTGCTGCTGAAGCCGGGAGACAGGTAGCAGCGGCAGCAAGCAACATAAGCACGAGAGAGACGATGGCGTGGATGGAAAGAGAGTGCCTGCATCCATTAGAAGCCATGACAACTCTCGGGTTGCTTGTCTTCCTCCTGTGGCCATGTTCTTATATAAAAACTGATCGCCGAGGCtgcgtcctctctctctctctctctctctctcgacatgCTCTCCACGGCAGATTGACCATTTCTATTTGGACCAAGACAAAGTCAATTCCTGTTGTGAAAAGACTCGAGAAGTCGTAATTTATTGCAGCGTACGTGATCAGCGCTCCCTCCTAATACTTTCTTCCCCTTCGTAGACGTCCTGGTCAGCTCAGAATATGGGATGCCAAGACTCTTACTCGGTTCACACCGGAATTCTATAGATGTGTGGAAACCCCTTCTGCTAAACCTAAACAAAGGCTGTGTTCCACATGACCTTCGTTAGCATCTCCAATCACATTAAGTGTACATGAAAGTATAAGACGTTGCATAAATTGTCAACAAACAATACTCGATGTTATCCCAACATCAAAACCATTTATTAGTATTAGCGCAAGTTGTTTGGGCCAACTCAGCTACTAATTAATTCAAccggcaaaaagaaagaaaagaaagatcttaGCGTTGTCGTGGAAGGAAGATGTCAATGATAATTTCAGTCAACGGTGGGAACTCCCCTTGCTCGACAACTGGTTTAGTCAGCAAACTTCTCGGAATATTCATCTTTTCCTGTGTCTTGTAAGGATCTTAGTGCTTTCGTTAAAATTTCGTAGCAACTGTCTCCTTATTACTATCGAGATGCGAGGAATTGGAATTCATGGTTGAACATCACAGAGGCACGTATTTTCCCAGCAACGCATAAAGAAACTTGCGATGGTAAAAAGACAATCCCTTGCACGAGAAATGTGTTCCTCGAAAGATGAAGACACCATTAATAGTCCATGCGTAATAGCAAGGGCGTTTTACATTACCTAGGGCCACCTTCGACATCCTAGGTGGTGGTAGCTTCGTTACTGGTTGGTCACAAGTTACATGTCACTGACATTGCCATCGTGTTGGTAAACCAAAGGCTACAGCGCAGCGTGCAACCATTCAGTCGTCCTCATATCTTTCTCTGCAATTGACAGC
The DNA window shown above is from Musa acuminata AAA Group cultivar baxijiao chromosome BXJ2-4, Cavendish_Baxijiao_AAA, whole genome shotgun sequence and carries:
- the LOC135608905 gene encoding protein neprosin-like; translation: MASNGCRHSLSIHAIVSLVLMLLAAAATCLPASAANSPKQSNKPSLKTVQSPDGDIIDCVPSHLQPAFDHPKLKGLKPLEPPMRPQGRKAKSMAGGITQLWRASGETCPQGTVPIRRTTEEEALRVRKYERKLVEGAGESPSTNHEYAFGTVEDENLYYGAEATYNVWAPAVANEGEFSLSQFWLTSGTYATNLNTIEAGWQVLYGNSYPRFFIYWTADAYQSTGCYDLTCPGFVQTNNDIVVGGSINPTSTYDGQQSEMKLLVWKDHKDGNWWLEWDSTVVGYWPSSLFSHLADSATSVQFGGEIVNNGTSGVHTATQMGSGYFPEEGYRRAAYTRNLQVVDANNTLFPVQSLSLTAGKPNCYNITKGVNSDWGTHFFFGGPGRSDVCP